One genomic segment of Chitinophaga sancti includes these proteins:
- a CDS encoding LD-carboxypeptidase — protein sequence MKIPPYLKKGDLIGVTCSSSKMDLQAAEYAAGVLTSWGYRVHLGITVGTSFHNFSAPDELRLEELQAMLDDPEIKAIVFGRGGYGMICLLDQLDFKKFRKHPKWICGYSDVTALHGHIHRQYGIPTLHSVMCSGIRPETVDNVYVESLRLALRGKSYRYSFESHALNRTGKASGQLIGGNLTLLSNLSGTVSQPDTKGKILVLEDVGEYRYRVDGMMHNLKRAGWLDKLAGLVVGTFTDPLETTTPFGQNEYEIIRNIVKDYEYPVAYGFPVGHTAENYTLKLGVTHDLQIGEKTCKLIDRS from the coding sequence ATGAAAATTCCTCCATATCTGAAAAAAGGTGACCTTATAGGCGTCACCTGTAGTAGTAGTAAAATGGATTTACAGGCAGCAGAATATGCAGCTGGCGTACTCACCTCCTGGGGATACCGTGTACACCTGGGTATAACCGTGGGCACCAGTTTTCACAACTTTTCCGCACCTGATGAGCTGAGGCTGGAAGAGCTACAGGCTATGCTGGATGATCCGGAAATCAAGGCGATCGTCTTTGGCCGTGGTGGTTATGGCATGATTTGTCTGCTGGATCAGTTGGATTTCAAGAAGTTCCGTAAGCATCCCAAATGGATATGTGGTTATAGCGATGTGACTGCCCTCCATGGACATATTCACCGGCAATATGGTATCCCTACCCTCCATTCTGTGATGTGTAGCGGCATCCGCCCTGAAACCGTGGATAATGTATATGTAGAAAGTCTGCGCCTGGCCCTGAGAGGAAAAAGCTACAGGTACAGCTTTGAGTCACATGCCCTGAACCGCACTGGCAAAGCATCCGGCCAGCTCATTGGTGGCAATCTCACATTGCTGTCCAACCTGTCTGGCACCGTTTCTCAACCTGATACCAAAGGTAAAATCCTGGTGCTGGAAGATGTAGGTGAATATCGCTACAGAGTAGATGGAATGATGCACAACCTGAAAAGAGCAGGTTGGCTCGATAAACTGGCGGGCTTAGTAGTGGGTACTTTTACAGACCCTTTGGAAACAACTACGCCTTTCGGTCAGAATGAATATGAGATTATACGCAATATTGTAAAGGATTATGAATACCCGGTGGCATATGGATTTCCGGTAGGTCACACTGCTGAAAATTATACATTGAAACTGGGTGTCACGCATGATTTGCAAATCGGCGAAAAAACCTGCAAACTAATAGACCGTTCATAA
- the metG gene encoding methionine--tRNA ligase: MAKFNRYLITAALPYANGPVHIGHLAGCYLPADIYVRYLRAKKADVKFIGGTDEHGVPILIKALKEGVTPQDIVDKYHKIISESFADMGISFDIFSRTTKQIHHETAAAFFKKMYDDGLFEEKETEQFYDDVAKVFLADRYIVGTCPKCGNPNAYGDQCERCGTSLSPDDLISPRSTLSDAVPVKKKTKHWYMPLQNYEPFLKKWLLEGHKEWKNNVYGQCKSWLDSGLQSRAMTRDSEWGIKVPLPDAEGKVLYVWFDAPIGYISATKELTPNWEDYWCKEDSKLVHFIGKDNIVFHCIIFPSMLKAHGGFVLPENVPANEFLNIEGDKISTSRNWAVWVHDYVKDFPGQEDILRYVLCATAPETKDNDFSWKDFQQRNNSELTDIFSNFVNRTMVLVHKYSKGKVPPFHLDVKDETDDKLLSDLLESKKKIEESLENYRFREALAEVINVARSGNVYLQGKAPWKLAKEQEANQKLIDNCLHLCLQLTANLAILSNPFMPGTAKKICHMLKVVDRMLEWENAGSLKLVNTGYAMREPQYLFTRIEDAKIQEQVEKLHAGLVKPVEAAPAAEPAPVKEDIQYDDFAKLDLRVGTIVEAEKVKKADKLLKLLVDIGTEKRTVVSGIALHFSPEEIIGKQVTLVANLAPRKMKGIDSQGMILMAEDAGGKLVFVNPDVETAPGSEVR, from the coding sequence ATGGCAAAATTTAACAGATATCTAATCACGGCTGCCCTGCCTTATGCCAACGGACCAGTTCATATTGGTCACCTGGCGGGTTGTTACCTCCCTGCTGATATCTATGTGCGCTACCTGCGTGCAAAGAAAGCAGACGTCAAATTCATTGGGGGCACCGATGAGCATGGAGTTCCCATTCTCATCAAAGCCCTGAAAGAAGGTGTAACGCCACAGGATATTGTGGACAAGTATCATAAGATCATTTCCGAAAGCTTTGCTGATATGGGCATCTCTTTTGATATCTTTTCCCGTACCACCAAACAGATCCATCATGAAACTGCTGCTGCCTTCTTTAAGAAGATGTACGACGATGGCCTGTTTGAAGAAAAGGAGACTGAACAATTCTATGACGATGTTGCCAAGGTATTCCTGGCTGACAGATATATAGTAGGTACCTGCCCTAAATGTGGTAATCCTAATGCATATGGTGACCAATGCGAACGCTGTGGTACTTCACTCAGTCCTGACGACCTGATTTCACCACGCTCTACCCTGAGTGATGCGGTGCCTGTGAAGAAAAAAACCAAACATTGGTACATGCCACTCCAAAACTATGAACCATTCCTGAAAAAGTGGTTGCTGGAAGGACATAAGGAGTGGAAAAACAATGTGTATGGTCAGTGTAAAAGCTGGCTGGACAGTGGTTTGCAGAGCCGCGCCATGACCCGTGACAGTGAGTGGGGCATCAAAGTTCCGCTGCCTGATGCAGAAGGAAAGGTATTGTACGTATGGTTCGATGCACCGATTGGGTACATCTCTGCCACCAAGGAACTGACGCCTAACTGGGAGGATTACTGGTGTAAAGAAGATTCAAAGCTGGTACACTTTATTGGAAAAGATAATATCGTATTCCACTGTATCATATTCCCATCCATGCTGAAAGCGCATGGCGGATTTGTATTGCCTGAGAATGTACCTGCGAATGAGTTCCTGAACATTGAAGGAGATAAGATCTCTACTTCACGTAACTGGGCGGTGTGGGTGCATGATTATGTGAAGGATTTTCCGGGCCAGGAAGATATTCTGCGTTATGTACTATGTGCGACTGCACCGGAGACGAAGGATAACGACTTTTCATGGAAAGATTTCCAGCAGCGTAATAATAGTGAGCTGACTGATATCTTTAGCAACTTTGTGAATCGTACTATGGTGCTGGTACACAAGTATAGCAAAGGTAAAGTGCCTCCTTTCCACCTGGATGTGAAGGATGAAACAGACGATAAATTGCTGAGCGATTTGCTGGAGTCCAAGAAGAAAATAGAAGAGTCACTGGAAAATTATCGTTTCAGGGAAGCGCTGGCAGAGGTGATCAATGTAGCCCGTAGTGGTAACGTTTACCTGCAAGGTAAGGCACCATGGAAGCTGGCAAAAGAACAGGAAGCTAATCAAAAACTGATTGACAATTGTCTGCATTTATGCTTACAGCTGACAGCTAACCTGGCTATCTTGTCCAATCCATTCATGCCTGGTACTGCCAAAAAGATCTGCCATATGCTGAAAGTGGTAGACCGCATGCTGGAATGGGAAAATGCAGGTAGCCTGAAACTGGTAAATACCGGTTATGCCATGCGTGAACCGCAATACCTGTTCACCAGAATTGAAGATGCTAAAATCCAGGAACAAGTGGAAAAATTACATGCTGGCTTAGTAAAGCCTGTTGAAGCAGCTCCTGCTGCAGAACCAGCTCCTGTAAAGGAAGATATTCAATACGACGATTTCGCTAAACTGGACCTCCGCGTAGGTACCATCGTTGAGGCAGAAAAAGTAAAGAAAGCAGATAAATTGCTGAAATTACTGGTAGATATCGGTACAGAAAAACGTACCGTGGTTTCCGGTATTGCCCTGCACTTTTCACCTGAAGAAATCATTGGCAAACAGGTAACACTGGTGGCCAACCTGGCTCCCCGCAAAATGAAGGGGATCGATAGCCAGGGTATGATCCTGATGGCAGAAGATGCAGGTGGGAAGCTCGTATTTGTAAATCCTGATGTGGAAACTGCACCAGGAAGTGAAGTGAGATAA
- a CDS encoding 3-hydroxyacyl-CoA dehydrogenase/enoyl-CoA hydratase family protein, whose amino-acid sequence MKRHIHKVAVLGSGVMGSRIAAHFAGIGVQVLLLDIAPKELNDAEKAKGLSLESKAVRNRIVNDALQSTLKSNPSPVYTKEAVKLIRTGNFTDDMSQIANVDWIIEVVVENLDVKKSVFEQVEKFRKPGTLITSNTSGIPIHLMAEGRSEDFQKHFCGTHFFNPPRYLRLLEIIPTPHTDPAIISFLMEYGDLYLGKTTVLCKDTPAFIANRVGVFSIMAIFHIMQEMDLNIDEVDTLTGPIIGRPKSATFRTADVVGIDTLVKVAKGVKENCPDDEAIDIFVIPPFLEKVVENKWLGDKTGQGFYKKTKGEGGKEILTLNLKTMEYGPKQRPKFASLEAAKPVEDLKQRLRMLAAATDKAGQFYQQFHALLFAYISNRLPEIADDLYKVDDAMKAGFGWEIGAFETWDLLGVEKTLQAMSEKGIKVAKWVQDMLAKGIKHFYKVENGKKYYYDITTQDYKLLPGAETFVILENLSGNVVWKNSACTLYDIGDGIVTLDWKTKMNTIGGEVLEGVNKAIDRAEKDFRGLILANEGANFSAGANVGMIFMLAAEQEYDELDMAVRLFQKTTMRLRYSSIPTIVAPHALTLGGGCEMCLHADKVQAAAESYIGLVELGVGLIPGGGGTKEMTVRASDEFKEGRIEEEPLKDRFMAIAMAKVSTSGKEAFDLGILRAGHDEITMNQSRLIADAKRSVLQIAEEGYTRPIERKDIKVLGRGALGMLLTGIHSMRFGNYISDHDSKIAGKLAYVMCGGDLTEASVVSEQYLLDLEREAFLSLAGERKTLERLQSVIKTGKPIRN is encoded by the coding sequence ATGAAAAGACACATCCATAAGGTGGCCGTTTTAGGTTCTGGCGTGATGGGTTCCCGTATTGCAGCTCATTTTGCCGGGATAGGCGTACAGGTATTGTTGCTGGATATAGCCCCCAAGGAACTCAATGATGCAGAAAAGGCCAAAGGTTTGTCCCTCGAAAGCAAAGCGGTAAGAAACCGTATTGTCAACGATGCCCTGCAGTCCACGTTAAAATCGAATCCTTCTCCTGTGTACACGAAGGAGGCGGTAAAACTGATTCGTACCGGAAACTTTACTGACGACATGTCCCAGATTGCCAACGTAGACTGGATCATTGAAGTTGTGGTAGAGAACCTGGACGTGAAGAAATCCGTTTTTGAGCAGGTGGAGAAATTCAGGAAACCGGGTACGTTGATTACGTCTAATACTTCCGGTATTCCTATTCACCTGATGGCGGAAGGCAGGAGTGAAGACTTCCAGAAACATTTCTGTGGTACTCACTTTTTTAACCCTCCCCGTTACCTGCGTTTACTTGAAATTATTCCTACCCCACATACAGATCCGGCCATCATCAGTTTCCTGATGGAGTACGGAGACCTGTACCTGGGCAAAACCACCGTACTCTGTAAGGATACGCCTGCCTTTATTGCAAATAGGGTAGGGGTATTTTCTATCATGGCCATTTTCCACATTATGCAGGAGATGGACCTGAATATTGATGAAGTAGATACACTCACTGGTCCTATCATCGGCAGACCAAAATCTGCTACTTTCCGTACTGCTGATGTGGTGGGGATTGATACCCTTGTGAAGGTGGCGAAAGGTGTAAAAGAAAATTGCCCGGATGATGAAGCCATCGACATTTTTGTGATTCCGCCATTCCTTGAAAAAGTTGTGGAAAATAAGTGGCTGGGTGATAAAACAGGGCAGGGTTTTTACAAAAAGACCAAAGGCGAAGGGGGCAAGGAGATCTTAACCCTGAACCTGAAAACCATGGAATATGGGCCAAAACAGCGACCCAAATTTGCCAGCCTGGAAGCGGCTAAACCCGTGGAAGATCTGAAGCAACGTCTGCGTATGCTGGCAGCGGCTACGGATAAGGCAGGACAGTTTTACCAGCAGTTTCACGCATTATTGTTTGCTTATATTTCCAATCGTCTCCCTGAAATAGCAGACGATCTGTATAAGGTAGATGATGCCATGAAAGCCGGCTTTGGCTGGGAGATTGGTGCTTTTGAAACCTGGGATCTGCTGGGTGTGGAAAAGACCCTGCAGGCGATGTCTGAAAAAGGTATCAAGGTAGCGAAGTGGGTGCAGGATATGCTGGCGAAAGGCATCAAACATTTCTACAAAGTAGAAAACGGTAAGAAATACTATTACGATATTACTACCCAGGATTATAAATTACTGCCTGGTGCAGAGACGTTCGTCATCCTCGAAAATCTCTCTGGCAATGTGGTGTGGAAAAACAGTGCATGTACCCTTTATGATATTGGTGATGGTATTGTGACCCTCGATTGGAAAACCAAGATGAACACGATCGGTGGGGAAGTGCTGGAAGGTGTGAATAAAGCAATTGATCGTGCGGAAAAAGATTTCCGTGGATTGATCTTAGCCAATGAAGGGGCGAATTTTTCTGCTGGTGCAAATGTGGGCATGATCTTCATGCTGGCGGCTGAGCAGGAATATGATGAGCTGGATATGGCAGTGAGATTGTTCCAGAAAACAACCATGCGGTTGCGCTATTCTTCCATTCCGACAATCGTGGCGCCACATGCGTTGACGTTAGGTGGTGGTTGTGAAATGTGTTTGCATGCAGATAAAGTACAGGCAGCTGCTGAATCCTATATCGGACTGGTAGAACTGGGTGTGGGCCTGATACCAGGTGGTGGCGGTACCAAAGAAATGACGGTGAGGGCCAGTGATGAATTTAAAGAAGGAAGAATTGAAGAAGAGCCACTTAAAGATCGTTTTATGGCGATCGCTATGGCGAAAGTAAGCACCTCCGGCAAAGAAGCTTTTGACCTGGGTATATTGAGAGCTGGGCATGACGAGATCACTATGAACCAGTCAAGGTTGATTGCAGATGCAAAGCGTAGTGTACTGCAAATAGCAGAAGAAGGATATACCCGTCCTATAGAACGAAAAGATATTAAAGTGCTGGGGCGTGGCGCCTTAGGCATGTTGCTGACAGGCATACATAGTATGCGGTTTGGTAATTATATCTCTGATCATGATTCAAAAATTGCCGGTAAACTGGCTTACGTGATGTGTGGTGGTGATCTGACAGAAGCCAGTGTAGTAAGCGAACAGTACCTGCTGGACCTGGAAAGAGAGGCATTTTTGAGCCTGGCGGGTGAACGAAAGACCCTGGAAAGATTGCAAAGTGTGATCAAAACCGGCAAACCCATACGGAATTAG
- a CDS encoding ABC transporter ATP-binding protein — protein sequence MSILTLRNISKRYGSLQALREVSFEVPRGSVFGILGPNGSGKTTLLGIVTDVLKADTGDFTLFDQLPTATQRRQIGTLLETPNFYHYLSGFRNLQITAAVKQRDEKDIARVLEIAGLTARQHAAFKTYSLGMKQRLAIANTLLGDPDVLILDEPSNGLDPAGIAEVRGLIKQLAQSGKTIIMASHLLDEVEKVCTHVAVLQKGKLLTSGPVNTVMVREDFVEIGSSDMNGLEVLIRQHPMFGNLSIGDGVLQVFFSGVVDPGELNSWLAGQGIWLNHLQVRRKSLESAFLEMTQN from the coding sequence ATGTCTATACTTACACTTCGGAACATTTCAAAAAGATATGGTTCCCTACAAGCGCTGCGCGAGGTCTCCTTTGAGGTGCCTCGCGGCAGTGTTTTTGGTATTCTTGGTCCTAACGGAAGTGGCAAGACCACACTGTTAGGTATTGTGACGGATGTATTGAAGGCGGATACCGGGGACTTTACCTTGTTTGACCAGTTACCCACTGCAACGCAAAGGCGACAGATCGGCACTTTGCTGGAGACCCCCAACTTCTATCACTACCTGTCGGGGTTTAGGAATTTACAGATTACAGCTGCTGTGAAACAGCGGGATGAAAAGGACATTGCCCGGGTGCTGGAGATAGCGGGGTTAACTGCCCGGCAACATGCTGCATTCAAAACTTATTCCCTGGGCATGAAGCAACGGTTGGCCATTGCCAATACCCTGTTGGGAGACCCGGATGTACTGATCCTGGATGAACCTTCCAATGGTCTGGATCCTGCAGGGATTGCAGAAGTCAGGGGATTGATCAAACAATTGGCGCAATCGGGGAAGACCATTATTATGGCCAGTCACCTGCTGGATGAAGTGGAAAAGGTGTGTACCCATGTGGCTGTTTTGCAAAAAGGGAAGTTGCTGACATCAGGACCTGTGAATACGGTGATGGTGAGGGAGGATTTTGTGGAGATCGGGAGCAGTGATATGAATGGATTGGAGGTTTTAATCAGGCAGCATCCCATGTTTGGGAATTTGTCGATAGGGGATGGCGTGTTGCAGGTGTTTTTCAGCGGTGTTGTAGATCCCGGAGAGCTGAATAGCTGGCTGGCAGGTCAGGGCATCTGGCTCAATCATTTACAGGTAAGGAGGAAGAGTCTGGAATCAGCTTTCCTTGAAATGACACAAAACTGA